CTGAATGCCTTGCAGTCACTGCAACGCAATCAAAATCGGAATCAACCCTTGCCCTTCCGTCAAAGCACGCATAGCCTTCCCTAGCATCGCACCGATGGCGTTGACTGGATCGCTAACTTTCATGGCATACCCAGGCGTAGGCGAAGTTGTGAGCAGATCGCCCACGGTTATCGCGCCATATTGCGCATCGACTTTGCAGAAGACTTTGCCGACCAGTGCGATCGGTTGGCGTGTACGATCGGATGATTGCTTATCGAGCACGATGCCTGGTTTGAAATCACCAGCGCCGGAAACAACACCTGCGACACGCTTGTCGTACGCGTGTTGATTGGGAAACAATGCGCCGTCATCACCAACTACCATGACCGTGCCGGGCTCAACTGCACTGTCTAAACCAATTGTGAAGTCTTCCGCACAATCGGCGTTGGTGAGACGAATATCGCCACTAACCGCGATGTTCCCTGCGACATCAAGCATCTCCTGCGGTGTCATCGTGCCGATGCCAATGTTGCCGTTGTCTTGAATGGTCACTAGCACGCCAGTCGTACCGGTGTTGAGCTGAGCACCAGAGCCAAGGCTGTTCTCACGCGCGCGCCCGAGATGCAATTTCCATCCGGTATGATCTCCGAAGCGAAGGTATCCGGCATTGGGGCTCGCATCCGAAGGTTCGAAGGTAAAGGCGGCGTTTGGGTTCCCGCCGATCTGTACTGCGCCAAGTAGACGCGTGAGCGTTGCTACGACCGAGAACAATGGCAGGCTCTGCGCATAGCGGCCAGTGATGAGCATCTCTGCGGCATGTCCGCTGCCATCACTGTTGAAGCCTTCAAGGTAGATGCGGTTATCATTGATGTTGTTCCCCAGATGTAATTGTCCCCCGCCCCATGGGCTCAGATCCAAGACGATGGGACTCCCTTTCACAACCGTAGTATCTCGGGTGGCAGAGAGTTGTGTTTTAGGGTTGCCGTTCAGCACGATGTTGCCGCTGACATCGAGTTTGCCTTGGGGATCCCTCGTCCCGACACCGATTTTATCTGCAGCAACCGTCAATGAACTGGTATTGCCGTTCTGATCTTTCACAGATTGCGCGGCGCCGTTCACCGCTGTGTCAATTTGTAGATTGAGTGCCATAACGTTGTCTCCTTTATGCAGCGTGTTGATACTGTGCCTGTTCTGACTTCGTAGCAGCGTGAGGCTGCGTTGTGGTTAAGTTTCCGCGCAGCGCCGAGAGGATGATTCCTGTGGTACTACTCAGGAATACGGCCCATACCAGGACCCCTAACCAAAACCCGACTTCTGCATATGAAGTCGTTGCGGTTGCGATGGTGAACATGAATGCTCTCCTTTCTTCGTGTTTCAGCGGGTGCTGACTTTTGAGAAGAAAGGCGTAACAAGACGATGAACGGCGGTGTTCAGTGGGGAGGGAACACGCAAATGAAGTGGGCTTTTAGGAAATGGGGGGGCGAGAAGAAAAACAGAGAATCAACTATTCTCGGGCCTGGGTCCAATCTTCGACACGGAGGTCAGGAATACGCATGAAGTCTCGGACGTTTCGCGAGAGAAGCAAAGCGTCATGGGCAAGTGCAATGGCAGCGATTCTGAGGTCCATAGCTCCTACCCGAAGACGCGCAGCACGAAGGCGAGTCACCCCTGCTGCCGCCGAACGGTCGAACAGTGCTATCGGTATCGAGGCAAAGAAATTCAACAAACCGTACAGTTGCTGATAAGCGAATACTTCATGGTCAAGACTCTTTGCCTGATGAATGACTGCCGACCAGCCTCGTAGTTGCTCTTGCACTGTGACGATTGTCGTTCCCACATCTTCAGGAGGGAACGACTGTAACTGTGTTCGCAGGATGGTATAGGCTAGTTCACTGCGACGCTGGAGTACGGTTATGTGGTCAGTATCAAGGAAGATCATGCACGAGACCGTGCATTCTGCGTACGACGATAAGCTTTCCCCGCCGCAACCATCTCCTCAAAGAGTGGGTCGTTGGCGAAACTGCCAGCAAGGCGCTCCCACCATGGCAATGCTACTAAAGGCTGAGGTCTCGTGAATGAGGCTTTGAGTTGCTGCAGTTCTTGCTCCAGTGCAGTCACGCGCGGTGCCAATCTTTCCTGAGATGTGCGCAGAGGTCTGGCATTCTGACGATTGCCAGTGGATGATGTAGCGGTTTCACGGGCTTTTCGGTGAAGTGTCTTCGTGTTCGTTGTTTGGTGCACCGGAGCGCGTAGCGCGCTGGCGCTTGGGCCCACCTTCCTCGCTCGCTGACTAGGTGCCATCGGAGCTGGTATACCTACTTGC
This sequence is a window from Deltaproteobacteria bacterium. Protein-coding genes within it:
- a CDS encoding type II toxin-antitoxin system VapC family toxin: MIFLDTDHITVLQRRSELAYTILRTQLQSFPPEDVGTTIVTVQEQLRGWSAVIHQAKSLDHEVFAYQQLYGLLNFFASIPIALFDRSAAAGVTRLRAARLRVGAMDLRIAAIALAHDALLLSRNVRDFMRIPDLRVEDWTQARE